A single genomic interval of Blochmannia endosymbiont of Camponotus sp. C-003 harbors:
- the lptC gene encoding LPS export ABC transporter periplasmic protein LptC: MFYTSQSPKKNKKYIFILILLILIIIFTFFIMKKTSIMLNTSLHLLSDHNICTHQGNDIIVNIYNKTGQLQFKLTAHCIQHFSNQKITWFMYPSITSFNNKNIPTWKIIANQAKLNSEQTLHLYGYVHINNLINNTCFQSIITNQATINLITQDIISNETVIIHGHYFYSVGMKMYANLHTQTAKLIDNAQTCYEIQHIR, from the coding sequence ATGTTTTATACATCACAGTCACCAAAAAAAAATAAAAAATATATTTTTATTTTAATTTTATTGATATTAATCATAATTTTTACGTTTTTTATCATGAAAAAAACATCAATCATGTTGAATACATCATTACACCTGTTATCTGATCATAACATATGTACTCATCAAGGCAACGATATCATCGTGAACATATACAATAAAACAGGACAACTGCAATTTAAATTGACGGCACATTGCATTCAACATTTTTCAAATCAAAAAATTACTTGGTTCATGTATCCTAGCATCACATCTTTCAACAACAAAAATATTCCAACGTGGAAAATCATAGCAAACCAAGCCAAATTGAATTCTGAACAAACATTACACTTATACGGATATGTACATATCAATAATTTAATAAATAACACATGCTTTCAGTCCATTATTACAAATCAAGCAACAATTAACTTAATAACTCAAGACATTATTTCAAATGAAACAGTAATTATACATGGTCATTATTTTTATTCTGTAGGGATGAAAATGTATGCTAATTTACATACACAAACAGCAAAATTAATTGATAATGCACAAACCTGTTATGAAATCCAACATATACGATAA